One window from the genome of Leptospira broomii serovar Hurstbridge str. 5399 encodes:
- a CDS encoding glycosyltransferase family 39 protein, whose protein sequence is MKKNSIPFLFSIVFFVNVLLPVTPRSDTIWNVPTGMSIILHGDTNLDEFQDLRKEFTDYGLINLKGKEYNIFPIGVSILAIPQLFLMTQINGSKEILNHSIEAGKFVAAGWMALATVFIFLGFKKKFGYQKALYFAILFAFATPTLSTGGRAIWQQSGALLLNTMLMYILIRGIYGKKELLWIGLICGFAIWVRPTTLLVSIPTFFFLLLRERRKVVWVFVTAIPVFLLFMYYTFDIYESFLPAYYSNHSARIFRFEKFGEAFAGLLFSPNRGLFIWSPFLALSILGILRINKDQDSPISILFLICMALHLILLSSFDMWWGGHSIGPRLLTETIPFFLWFTLKGVLQLSEHIRSNKAVRTFWLIACLLSFIFHFRASADLGPTIWNRSPQSIDANPSRVWDWHDPQFLSGDHALKFIL, encoded by the coding sequence ATGAAAAAAAATAGCATTCCGTTTCTCTTTTCTATCGTTTTCTTTGTAAACGTGCTACTACCGGTTACACCACGTTCGGATACGATTTGGAACGTCCCGACCGGGATGAGTATTATTCTACATGGCGATACCAACTTGGATGAGTTCCAGGACTTGCGCAAAGAGTTCACGGATTACGGTTTAATAAATCTCAAAGGTAAAGAGTATAATATTTTTCCGATCGGAGTTTCGATTCTAGCGATTCCGCAATTATTCCTGATGACCCAAATAAACGGTTCGAAAGAAATATTAAACCATTCTATCGAGGCGGGAAAGTTCGTCGCGGCTGGATGGATGGCTCTGGCAACGGTATTCATCTTCTTAGGATTTAAAAAGAAATTCGGTTATCAAAAAGCGCTTTATTTCGCCATTCTCTTTGCATTTGCGACCCCGACATTGTCGACGGGGGGTCGGGCCATTTGGCAGCAGAGCGGCGCGCTTCTACTTAATACGATGTTAATGTATATTCTAATTCGAGGAATTTACGGAAAGAAAGAACTGCTCTGGATCGGATTGATCTGCGGCTTCGCAATATGGGTTCGCCCCACCACCCTTTTGGTTTCCATTCCGACATTTTTCTTTCTATTACTTAGGGAGAGAAGAAAGGTAGTCTGGGTGTTTGTTACTGCGATCCCGGTTTTTCTTCTTTTTATGTATTATACTTTTGACATATATGAAAGTTTTTTACCGGCTTATTATTCGAATCATTCTGCTCGAATTTTCCGATTCGAAAAATTCGGAGAAGCTTTTGCCGGATTACTTTTTAGTCCCAACAGAGGATTATTTATCTGGTCGCCTTTCCTGGCTTTATCGATTCTAGGGATTCTACGAATTAACAAAGATCAGGATTCGCCTATTTCAATCCTATTTCTGATCTGCATGGCGCTGCACTTGATTCTCCTTTCCAGCTTCGATATGTGGTGGGGAGGTCATTCCATCGGGCCGAGATTGTTAACGGAAACGATTCCATTCTTTCTATGGTTTACCTTAAAAGGTGTATTACAACTTTCTGAACATATTCGATCGAACAAAGCCGTTCGAACTTTCTGGCTTATCGCCTGCCTATTAAGTTTTATTTTTCATTTTCGAGCATCGGCGGATTTAGGTCCGACTATCTGGAATAGAAGCCCACAAAGTATAGATGCAAACCCCTCCCGAGTTTGGGATTGGCACGACCCGCAATTTTTGAGCGGCGATCACGCATTAAAGTTTATTTTATAA